The window GCGATAAGTAGCGACTGGTATCGTTGGTGAAATTCACTTCCATGTCTTGGTTTTCGAATCGAAACCGGCCGATCGGTGGCGACGAAATAGGACGAATGGAATATAGCTCAATCACACTGATGAGATGAGCGGGAACAGTGGAAGCAGCAACTGCAGTATCTTCTGCTTCTGCTGTAGTGGTGACATCCAAATCGTCATCCGAATCAGCGAGCGTAGTAGTCGCATGGGCGGGATCGCTCCAGAATTCGATGCGGAGCGGCAGTCCGCGACCGAAGCCGTTTTCGACCGAGGCCGACTTGGCGATCGCCACAACTACTTCGGTGGGACATAGCTCGGGCCAGGTCTCTGTGCCAAAATCCGTGAGTCGCTGCTCCCGAATATCGGCTCGTAATTTCCCACGGACAATCCAAACCTCTCGTTGTTCGAGTCTGCCCGAAGCCAGCGTGAGATCATGGTCGGTTGCGATTCGTTCGAGCATTTCCGTCCAGGCACCCACTCGTACGCTGGGGGGTAGATGATTCGCGATGGGTTCGTCTGCCGCAGTGTCTTGATGGTAGACGGGAGCCACCGCGCCTTGGACCCATTGATCCAAACGCCCCACGTCGACGCGTTGCAGGGTGACTTCTTCGCCAATCTGTTCGCGGGTCCACGCCAGCCGCCCGTCGCTGATCTGTTGCAAGGTATGTTTGCCGTCTCCATCGTGCATGGCGACTTGGAGATTGAACCAACCGCTGCCGTCGCCGGCCTGCTCATAGGTCCCCACGCCGATGACTTCGCGATCACCTACGCGGACTCGTTGACGAATTTTCGCGTCAAAAGCGGGACCGAGAGCAATTTGCTCGATCACCCGCGCCAGCAGGCGGCGGGCGGGCTCGGTCGCCTGCGGAGGCTCAGGGCGATGAGATGCCGATGGATTTTGAAGAGTTGGCGGCGTTTGGCCAACTGCCGAGGGAGCCACTCCGCCGACCAACACGCTCGCCCACACCAAGGCCAGCAGCACCGCTGGGTAAGTCGTGCAAGGAATGCCTGACGTGAGCGACAAACCGTCGAAACAGCGCCGCAAAAAGGCGATGCGGTGGTAGGAATCAATCTTCATATGCAGGTTGTGACGATTTTAGCAAAGATTCGGGGCTCGAATTGCCGATGCAACCCCATAGCGACGGGTCCGAGAGCGGATTCAGAGCGAGTGGCGACGTGATCGTAAAGATCGTCCGTCGTCCAAGTCCATCCCATTCGATCCCGATTCGTCTTCAGGCGAATCACCACCCGTTCGACTTCCGCAGAGCAATTCACGATCGAATTGCCGGAAACTCGAACCCAGCGACCCATGACGGGGGAAAACATGAAACGAATCGTCACTCATTTGGCGCTCACGGCGACCACGGCGTTCATCGCCACCGGGTGTGTGCCGGTTCGCCACAACATGCCACCGGAGCAGCGTATGATGCAGCCCGGACCTGGCGTGGGCGGCCCCGGACCCGGCGTACTCGGGCCTCAAGCCTACAATCCCATGATGGGAGCCGCAGAAACAGCGGCCCCCGCTGCTGCGGCACTCGCCAGCAGTGAGAAGGCCAGCGGCAAGCTCATCGCGGAAACATCCGCCGAAAAGACGAATCCGGAAATCTCGCAGGTTGGCTACGATCAAGTCGACGTCCAAACCGCTGGATTCCGCAGAATGCTCCAGGACGGGCCTTCGCCCGGCAGCGGAGCTGATTGTGCTTGTGGCGGTCACGGAGCAGTGGGTGGTCCCGCCGGCTCGAACTGCTTGACTGGCGGCGGCAGCGGGCAATTCATTCCGCCGGGTGGCGGCGTGATGATGACCTCCGGAATGTCCGGTATGATCAGCACCGCCCAGGTCACCTTCGGCAGCCCAGACGGGATGCACGTCCGCTACGACGTGAGCGGATCGGGATTGTTCGACAGCGAGCCGCTCGTCGTGCCTGCCCGCCAAAACTTCCCACAAGGTGGCTTGTACCGTCTGAAATTGACGAATATCCCCAGCCGCCCCGGCGTGGAACTGTATCCAACCGTCGAATTGGCCTATGCCAATCCACGCACCGGTGCCTACCTGGCACATAACTCAGTGCCACTCCAGTTCAGTGAAGAGGATTTTGACCAAGTCCTCACAGGCAACTTCGTCACCAAAGTCATCTACCTTCCCGATCCCGAATTCCAAGGACCGGCGATTGCAGGCATCGATACGCTCGTCAGCACGCGGCTTGATCCAGGCATCGATCCGATCGTGGAAGCCGATCGTCGTGGTAGCATCCTGGCAATTATCCGCCTCGGCGACAAAGACATCGAGATGGCAGGCGGCAACATGGTCGGCGTCGCAAACAGCGGCATGATGGGACCACCGATCACCGGACTACCCTCACCATTCGCTCCGGCTATGACCGATGGTTGTGGCGGCGGACCGGGTGCTGGCAAAGTCGGTGCCCCACCGAGCCTGCCAGGCATGGTCGCTGGCGTCAACGCACCCCAATACGGCATGCCCTACACCGGCACGCCCATTGGATTGCCTGGACCACCCCACATCCCATTGGGTGCTCCCGCGGGTCTGAAGAGTCACACGATTCGCAACCACACTGCGATGCACATGCCTCAACCTGTCAGCAACGTGAAAATCGATGTTCGTCAGCAACCTGGTATGAGCTATCCCAACCCGGTCAGTCGGATCAAGGTCACCGAGCAGAACATCCATCCCGGTGTCCCCAACGCTCGACCGCTGTACGACCAAAAAAGCCAACGCGTCTACTAGTCGCGGTGACTAACAACCGAGCGAAGCGGACTCCTACAGTCCGCTTCGCTTTTGTGTAGCTGGGGACAATAGTCCCGAGCGAGCCAATGGGTCTCCGACGGGACAAAGGTCCCATCCTACGGCCAGACTTTCGGATGAATTTGAATCGGTACCCGACACGAAACGATCTAGCAATGACCATTCGATCCGTCCTCCCGTTGTTGATCATCTCCTTGGTCGCGTCCCTCTTGCAGGCCGCTGATCCGCAGGACTTCCTCGGTCCTCCCGGCGGACATCCGCTGTTAACCGGAGACATGCCCGCCGGCGTGATTGCATCGACCCGCCAGCACATGGGTCGTCAACAACCGCCTCCCACCTACTATCAACCTGTCGAATTCCACGGCCCCCGGGGCGTGCGTTTTTCGCTAGCTCAGTATGGATCTTTCGGCGAGGGCGAATCCAACTTGATGGCCGGCCTGATGATTGGCCAAGTCTATCGTTTTCGAGTCACAGGCATCCCGTTTCAAGCGGGCGCCGAACTGTATCCAACGATCGAGATGGTGGATCGGACGTATCCACCGCCAGGATTAGCGACCTCCTATCCGATTCCGATCAACCTCGACGAAGATGACATCCTGGCGGCACTCGAAGGTCGCTTGGTCACCCGCGTGATTTACTTGGAAGACCCTCAAACCGCCACTCCTCTTCCGCAAGGTCCCAACGGACCGACCGCAATGGATGTGCCGGAATATCAAGATCCATTGGAAATCGCGGATTTGCGTGGGCGTACGGTCGCGATTCTGCGAATCGGTTCCCTCGCGCCCCCACGGGCCGAGATCCTGCAAGCTCAATTCTTCTTCGGTCACCCTTCCTGGGCACCTATTTTCAAGCCACAGCCATGATCGACATCGCCGAAACATTGAAGTCCTCCCAAGCGACTCACTCATCCACGCACTTCCTCGCACTGCTGTGTTTGGCCTGCCTTGCCAGCGGCTGCACCGGAGTGCCCACGGGAAACCTAGCGTCTGCACCCGGTAGCAAGGCGCCGGTCGCCAGGGGGACTCCTGTCGCCAGCCCAGCTGTCACAGCGGTTCAACCACACCCGCAGGCGAGCAGCGAAATCGCTCAGGTAGGCTTTCGCAAATCCGTCCACGTGGGTGACGACGTCTGCGCAAGCAATGATTGCGGCTGCACCTATGGTCCCTGCGCCGGAGGATGCAATGCGACACCCTACGGCTATGTGATGCCACTTGTCCCGCAACCATGGCAGTATGATCCGCAAGAGTTCCTGTGCGATGGCGGCGATCAACCACCCCACGCCGTGCTGACTCGCGATGATCAAATCCGCGGCTTGCAGCCCCAAGATACCGTGACGCACTACACCACTGAGGCTGGCGACATTGAATTCACAGCATCGAATCAAGTTTGTGTGTACGCACCTCGATTTGGTAATGTGCGGCGAATCACTGGCGCGATCCAAGGCGACGGCGCCATCGCTGTCGCTGGCACCACGCGTCCCGTCGGACCGCAAGACGTCAATTACGATCTTCCCGGTCTGGTCATGACCGATTCGATTGAGGTCGGCCAGGAAGAATTCACCCGCCGGATCGACTCGATGCGCGATCGCAATCGCGGCATTCGGATCGAAAATATCCAACAACCGGTTCAATCCATCGATGTACGTACGGTGCTCGCGGGCATTCAGAACGTTGGCATCTCGGAACTTGACGAATCGTTATTGGCTCTGCTGGAGCGGTACGCGGTCGCCGCCACGATCTGGACGTTGGACGAAAGTGTCGAGGTCGCGATTGAAGATCTCGCACCACCCGTGCTGACACGCGATCAAAAGGTCGATGCCTTGGTCGTCTACGACTTCCCAGGCCCTGGACGGCTCAACCTGATCAAACTCGCCGACAAGAAAGATGCTCCGATTGGAGACACTGTGACATTCACGTTGCGATTGCAGAACGTGGGCGACTCGGCGGTCTCGGGTGTCGTCGTGACCGACAATCTCGTCACACGGCTCGAATACGTAGCCGACAGTCAATCGGCGAGCGTCGATGCTGAGTTCGAAACCAAACGCAACCAAGCCGAGTCATCGCAATTGATCTGGCGTTTGCAGGAAGAGCTCGCCGTCGGCGACAGCGTCACGATCGAGTTCCAATGCCGCGTGCTTTGATCTACCGCATCTTTCACCCTCTCGCCCGCTTGCTGTGTCTCCCTTGCCTCTCTCTGCATCACTCATTTCGCGCCGCGTCGTAGGCCTCTTCGGTTTCTTGTACGCCGCTGGCGGTGAATTCGACACCGTCGTAGGCGTCACTCATCGGTAAGGTGCAGTTAATGAACGGGAAGTCAATCTTGGTGTCGATCCCCTCGTAGGTTTCTCGCAAGAAACCGTCTTTGGTTCGCCGCATGACGATGGCGAACGGGATGTGCTGTTCCAGGATGACGTAGCATTCCAGTGACGAGATCCTCAGGTAGGCATTGAGTTTTTCATCCAAGTCGTAGGCACGGGTCGATGGTGACAAGACTTCGATGATCAAAATGGGTTCGTCCTGGAATATATCGGTAGGAGCGTTGCTTTTACAAATGACCTGAAGATCAGGGTAATAGAACCGCTTCGAATTCCGATGCGTGATGCGGAGTTTCATGTCGGAGTCAAAGGGTCGGCAAGGCTTGCCTTTGAGTAAACTGCCAATGGTTAGCCCACAATTCATCTTCACTACATTATGACGCACCGTCGCTCCCGATATCGCGCGCACCCAGCCGTCAATGTACTCGCTCTTGGTGTCCGATAATTCCTCAGCTGCCAGATACTCGTCGACGGTGGTGAATTCAGAGCGCTCAGCAGTACTCATCATTGGTCCTCCTGCGTTGACTGGAGTCTCAGTTGTTTCTGTTCTCGTGATTTCGATCAACAACTCATTGTACAGCGAGGCATGGCGAGTTCACACCTAGTTTGCCAAGATGAATCGCGGAAACCTCGAGTGAAGTGATCCCATGTCCTCGCATCGGAAGATCGATATTATTCTTTCAGATAGCAGTCATGCTGGGTTACAATTCCGACGCAAACAACCGCACGGCGGTAGCCATGGCGGCTCGGAAGGTTGATTGATCCGTGACACCTTCATCGCACTTATCCATCAAGTCCGCGTACCAGTCGCTCAGTCGCTCGATTGTGGGTTGGTCGTGGACGACGACGGAAAGCTCATAATTGAGAAAGAAAGAGCGGACGTCGAAATTCGCTGAGCCGACCAGCGCTGTCATGTCATCGACGATACCAAGCTTGGCATGCACCATGCCTCCGCCATAGCGGAAAACCCGGCCGCCCATCTCCACCAAGTCGCGGAAATAGTCGTACCGGGCATAGTCCACGGGCCTCAAATCGCTGACTTGGGGCACCATAATGCGAACATCAACACCGCGGCCGCAGGCGAGCTCGAGAGCTCGCATGGCGGCTGGCGGTGGAACACAATACGGCGTGCAGATCCAAATCCGTTGTTCCGCATGGTGAATCACGAACTGCCAGAAATCATCCAGGATTTCGTCTGGGCCGTCCGGACCGATAGGCATCACCGTTAGTCGCGAAGTCTGCTCGTCTTCGATTGCCTCGGCATCCTCCAACTTCGCCGGCGGTAGCTGTTCCTCAGTTTCAAAGTTCCAATCGCTGCAGAACACGGCTTGCAACTGTGGCACCGCTGGCCCTTCGATCCACAAACTCAGATCAATCCATGTACCCTCGTCGTCGCCATCAGTCATTTCATCTTCGACAATATTAGCACCCCCGAGGATCGCTCGCTGGCCATCGCAAACGGCGAGCTTGCGGTGGTTGCGAAAATTCAGATAGGCCAATCTCGAGAGCTGCGACATGGCTTTGAACCGGACCGCTCGTCCGCCGGCATCTCGCAACTTTTGTAAGAGTTCTTCGGGCAGAATAAACGACCCAAAGCCGTCGACGAGCAACCGCACCTGCACACCCGAACGAGCCTTTTCACACAGACGATCAATGATCAGGTCGCTGGTTTGCTTGTCATCGAGTATGAACGTTGTGATGTAGATCGCCTCCTTGCCACTCTCGATCAGGTCCAGGAACGCCTGACGGACATCTCGCACGTCAGTCAATATGCGGACACGGTTCTTCTCTGTGGGAGGACAGAGTTGACGCGACAGCAGCATCCGCTCGAGCGGTGTGTCCGGCTGGTCGTCCGATTCAGGCTGGCGCGGCATGTCGACGATATCTCGCGACTCATGCTCAGCCGAAATTTTGCGACCACCGAGCCACAAAAATAAAATCAGACCGACCGGTGGTGACAGCAGAACCAGACCCATCCAGCCGACTTTGCCGACGCTATGCCGGTCGCGGTGGCGAATGATCGTCATCGCGATGATTGTCAAGAACGCGCCAACCACCGAGCTG of the Allorhodopirellula heiligendammensis genome contains:
- a CDS encoding DUF11 domain-containing protein; its protein translation is MIDIAETLKSSQATHSSTHFLALLCLACLASGCTGVPTGNLASAPGSKAPVARGTPVASPAVTAVQPHPQASSEIAQVGFRKSVHVGDDVCASNDCGCTYGPCAGGCNATPYGYVMPLVPQPWQYDPQEFLCDGGDQPPHAVLTRDDQIRGLQPQDTVTHYTTEAGDIEFTASNQVCVYAPRFGNVRRITGAIQGDGAIAVAGTTRPVGPQDVNYDLPGLVMTDSIEVGQEEFTRRIDSMRDRNRGIRIENIQQPVQSIDVRTVLAGIQNVGISELDESLLALLERYAVAATIWTLDESVEVAIEDLAPPVLTRDQKVDALVVYDFPGPGRLNLIKLADKKDAPIGDTVTFTLRLQNVGDSAVSGVVVTDNLVTRLEYVADSQSASVDAEFETKRNQAESSQLIWRLQEELAVGDSVTIEFQCRVL
- a CDS encoding phospholipase D-like domain-containing protein — protein: MIWIVAYISSVVGAFLTIIAMTIIRHRDRHSVGKVGWMGLVLLSPPVGLILFLWLGGRKISAEHESRDIVDMPRQPESDDQPDTPLERMLLSRQLCPPTEKNRVRILTDVRDVRQAFLDLIESGKEAIYITTFILDDKQTSDLIIDRLCEKARSGVQVRLLVDGFGSFILPEELLQKLRDAGGRAVRFKAMSQLSRLAYLNFRNHRKLAVCDGQRAILGGANIVEDEMTDGDDEGTWIDLSLWIEGPAVPQLQAVFCSDWNFETEEQLPPAKLEDAEAIEDEQTSRLTVMPIGPDGPDEILDDFWQFVIHHAEQRIWICTPYCVPPPAAMRALELACGRGVDVRIMVPQVSDLRPVDYARYDYFRDLVEMGGRVFRYGGGMVHAKLGIVDDMTALVGSANFDVRSFFLNYELSVVVHDQPTIERLSDWYADLMDKCDEGVTDQSTFRAAMATAVRLFASEL
- a CDS encoding Uma2 family endonuclease; translation: MSTAERSEFTTVDEYLAAEELSDTKSEYIDGWVRAISGATVRHNVVKMNCGLTIGSLLKGKPCRPFDSDMKLRITHRNSKRFYYPDLQVICKSNAPTDIFQDEPILIIEVLSPSTRAYDLDEKLNAYLRISSLECYVILEQHIPFAIVMRRTKDGFLRETYEGIDTKIDFPFINCTLPMSDAYDGVEFTASGVQETEEAYDAARNE